One window of the Janthinobacterium sp. PAMC25594 genome contains the following:
- a CDS encoding VIT family protein, whose protein sequence is MPLRHREFHRMDNVGWLRAAVLGANDGIVSTASLVLGVVAAHATHDSILVAGVAGLVAGAMSMATGEYVSVQSQADTEQAALEREGGELLGDPKGELHELTHIYVARGLKPALAAQVARALTAHDAIGAHARDELGITESMRARPLQAALASALSFAVGAALPLLVVLLAPLSMLAPAIVVASLLSLALLGGLAARAGGARVGRGVLRVVFWSALSMAAASGIGALFGATAA, encoded by the coding sequence ATGCCATTGCGACACCGCGAGTTTCACCGGATGGACAACGTGGGCTGGCTGCGCGCCGCCGTGCTGGGTGCCAATGACGGCATCGTCTCGACGGCCAGCCTGGTGCTGGGCGTGGTGGCGGCGCACGCCACGCACGATAGCATTCTGGTGGCCGGCGTGGCCGGCCTGGTGGCGGGCGCCATGTCGATGGCCACGGGCGAATATGTCTCGGTGCAGTCGCAGGCCGATACGGAACAGGCGGCGCTGGAGCGCGAGGGCGGCGAGCTGCTCGGCGATCCGAAGGGGGAGCTGCACGAGTTGACGCACATTTATGTGGCGCGCGGCCTGAAGCCGGCGCTGGCTGCGCAAGTGGCCAGGGCGTTGACGGCGCACGATGCGATCGGCGCGCATGCGCGCGATGAACTGGGCATCACCGAGAGCATGCGCGCGCGTCCGCTGCAGGCGGCGCTCGCTTCGGCGCTCAGCTTTGCCGTCGGCGCGGCGTTGCCGCTGCTGGTGGTGTTGCTGGCGCCGTTGTCCATGCTGGCGCCAGCCATCGTCGTGGCGTCGCTGCTATCGCTGGCCTTGCTGGGCGGCCTGGCCGCCAGGGCCGGCGGCGCGCGCGTGGGCCGTGGCGTGCTGCGCGTGGTGTTCTGGAGCGCGCTGTCGATGGCGGCGGCATCGGGCATCGGGGCGCTGTTCGGCGCCACGGCAGCCTGA